From the genome of Ananas comosus cultivar F153 linkage group 18, ASM154086v1, whole genome shotgun sequence, one region includes:
- the LOC109724217 gene encoding uncharacterized protein LOC109724217, with the protein MSSSSKARAEQAKARAEEKFRRRDVAGARAAALDAKSLFPGLPGLAPALAAYQVHFSAATRRLPTGAVDWHAVLDVPRNAAADAVKRQFKRLCLLTHPDKNASAAADGAFKLVVEAYENVSAAFARAPPATTGSRQRGAAGEQSGPGVSGFHSYPTGSRPGTSASASSSFSGRRPGPNFSGFSSFPTGSRPQPSTSASDSSGSTSTAAPTATAADDDSKIPARVVEIALTCPYCGSGSVRVAVNGDRVTATVPCQRCSRYFAIPEKQRR; encoded by the coding sequence ATGAGCTCTTCTTCTAAAGCGAGGGCCGAGCAGGCGAAAGCGCGGGCTGAAGAGAAGTTCCGGCGGAGGGACGTGGCGGGGGCGCGAGCGGCCGCCCTCGACGCCAAGTCCCTCTTCCCCGGCCTCCCCGGCCTCGCCCCGGCCCTCGCGGCGTACCAAGTCCACTTCTCCGCCGCCACGAGACGCCTCCCGACCGGCGCCGTCGACTGGCACGCCGTCCTCGACGTCCCGCGCAACGCGGCGGCCGACGCTGTCAAGCGGCAGTTCAAACGCCTGTGCCTGCTCACCCACCCCGACAAGAATGCCTCCGCCGCGGCCGACGGCGCTTTCAAGCTCGTCGTGGAGGCTTACGAGAACGTCTCGGCCGCTTTCGCGCGCGCACCGCCTGCTACCACCGGCAGTAGACAACGAGGCGCGGCTGGAGAACAGTCAGGACCTGGGGTTTCAGGTTTTCATTCTTACCCCACCGGCAGCAGACCCGGCACTTcggcttctgcttcttcttctttctccggTCGCCGACCGGGCCCTAATTTTTCGGGTTTTTCTTCCTTCCCTACCGGCAGCAGACCACAGCCATCGACTTCGGCTTCAGATTCTTCTGGCAGCACTTCGACTGCCGCCCCCACTGCCACCGCAGCGGATGATGACAGCAAAATTCCCGCGAGGGTCGTTGAAATCGCATTGACCTGCCCGTATTGCGGCTCCGGAAGCGTGCGCGTGGCCGTGAATGGCGACCGCGTGACCGCCACAGTACCCTGCCAGAGATGCTCCAGATACTTCGCCATCCCGGAGAAACAACGAAGATGA